One window from the genome of Eucalyptus grandis isolate ANBG69807.140 chromosome 7, ASM1654582v1, whole genome shotgun sequence encodes:
- the LOC104453012 gene encoding serine carboxypeptidase-like 18 has product MARQKAMLNSRSQGIEKKWVCILPVLVSASVASSQYIVETLPGFPGRLPFKLETGYISVGEVEFFYYFVQSTGNPGADPLLFFMNGGPGCSGLNAFLFQIGPLKFNVTDYTGGLPSLIYEPDAWTKTANIIFIDAPVGAGFSYASTALAYNSTDTLNTAQMQTFLRNWLVAHPNFETNPVFVGSDSYAGIYNPMLATAILQGNKAGLKPYVHLKGMILSCPKTDSHLEANSKIPFAYRLALISDALYRALEMDCGGEFVDVTNANCTEDLAAYDELVELINKKNVLDPDCAHLSPKSKEAFKLAISNQEKHSRSLQEFTKDYLVSLPRPHDLLQGLSNIEYLLVVIWGNYPGVQDALHVRPGTVSEFFRCNISLAYTEDVDNVLDYHKNLTSLGMQVLVFSGDHDFVIPHNGIEEWIKWLDLTVDIDWRPWFVDGQVAGYTRKYTDSGYRLTYATVKGAGHSPPEYKRRECYEMFHRWIHYYPL; this is encoded by the exons atggcaaggcaaaaggcaatgtTGAATTCAAGAAGCCAAGGCATTGAGAAGAAATGGGTGTGCATTCTGCCCGTGCTGGTGTCTGCCTCAGTTGCCTCATCTCAGTACATTGTGGAGACGCTTCCTGGTTTTCCTGGGAGACTTCCTTTTAAGCTCGAAACCGG GTACATAAGCGTTGGCGAGGTCGAGTTCTTCTACTACTTTGTGCAGTCTACCGGAAATCCTGGAGCTGATCCTCTTCTGTTTTTCATGAATGGAGGTCCCGGGTGTTCGGGTTTGAATGCCTTCTTGTTCCAGATCG GTCCGCTTAAATTCAATGTTACCGATTACACTGGGGGTTTGCCGTCGTTAATCTACGAGCCAGATGCGTGGACTAAG ACAGCCAACATTATATTCATAGATGCACCAGTCGGTGCAGGTTTCTCCTATGCGTCAACAGCGTTGGCATACAATTCTACAGACACATTGAATACTGCTCAGATGCAGACCTTCTTAAGAAAT TGGTTGGTGGCTCATCCAAATTTCGAAACCAATCCGGTATTTGTTGGTAGCGATTCTTATGCTGGTATATACAATCCCATGCTTGCAACGGCAATTCTAcaag GGAATAAAGCTGGACTTAAACCATACGTCCACCTTAAG GGAATGATACTATCATGTCCCAAGACGGACAGCCATCTTGAAGCAAACTCAAAAATTCCATTTGCTTATAGGTTGGCCCTTATTTCAGATGCACTTTATCGG GCTTTAGAAATGGATTGTGGTGGGGAATTTGTGGATGTGACAAATGCGAACTGCACAGAGGATCTGGCAGCGTATGACGAG CTAGTTGaattaatcaacaaaaaaaatgttcttgACCCTGATTGTGCTCACCTTTCACCAAAATCGAAAGAAGCTTTCAAATTAGCTATATCAAACCAAGAAAAGCACAGTAGGTCCCTCCAAGAGTTCACCAAGGATTATCTTGTGTCGCTGCCGAGGCCTCACGATCTTTTGcagggtctctct AATATTGAATATCTACTTGTCGTTATATGGGGTAATTATCCAGGCGTGCAAGATGCTCTTCATGTTCGACCA GGAACTGTTAGCGAATTTTTCAGGTGTAATATCTCCTTGGCCTACACTGAAGATGTCGACAATGTTCTCGATTATCATAAGAATCTCACTAGTCTGGGGATGCAAGTTCTAGTTTTCAG TGGTGATCATGACTTTGTTATTCCGCATAATGGTATCGAGGAGTGGATAAAGTGGCTCGATTTGACGGTGGATATAGATTGGAGACCATGGTTTGTAGATGGTCAAGTTGCGGG GTACACGAGGAAGTATACAGACAGCGGATATCGATTGACTTATGCAACAGTAAAG GGAGCTGGTCACTCGCCTCCAGAATACAAACGCAGAGAATGTTACGAGATGTTTCATAGATGGATTCACTACTATCCTCTGTAG